Below is a window of Dromiciops gliroides isolate mDroGli1 chromosome 5, mDroGli1.pri, whole genome shotgun sequence DNA.
aaaaattaaaaatatgagcaAGACATCTTCCTTATCCTTGATGAAATTGTGCTCTAGTTTCAGACTGGATCTacaaacaaataattataacACAAAGTGGAATTTTCTGAGTGTTATACCAAATTATGATGAAAATATGGTCAAAATTGAGGTATGATCATTTCCACTTCAATGCTTCATAGAGAAGGTGGTGTGGAGGACTTTGATAAGTAGGATTTCATAGGCAGATAGATATAAGGAAGGGAAGAACAGCAGTtcctaaagaagaaaacaatggaaaCAAAGGGACCAAGGCAGGAAAAAATGTCAGAATGAGAAGTCAGTTTTgagagaaaaataattcatttctttgttcttttttgtttgtttttggcaggcaAATGTACAGAGCTCACACTCTCAccccctctaccagtgcagataaGAACTCTCTTTGCAAGCTACACTCGGTAGACAATGGATAGAGTCCAGGATTCTACATTCATAGCTGAAATGGAGAACTAATGACAATACTATGCCCCAACTGCAAATTCAAAACATCCCACTTCCTCCATACTGCCAATGGTTCCTGAATATTCTAACCATCACTGTGCCCTACTCATTTCCACTCCTCCAGTGCACAGAATCTTGGCCACAGAACTTAATACTAtatttctattttgcattttttgttttgctttgtaagTTTTTCCTGTGTCCCCATCTCATCTTCTCACAGAGATGGCAGAAAATATACCTTCAAGGTCTTTTTATCTTACTCTACAATGTTAGGCATAATATTGAACACCTATTATTGATCAATAAAGActtattggttggttggttggttggtgttCCGATTTCTCAGGAAGGGATTATTCTGAACAAATGATGCCAGATAATCAGACCACAGACACAGAATTCATTCTCCTACCATTTCCCAGCAGCCTCCACATCCATTACGCCCTGGTCTTCCTCTTCTTATTGATTTATTTCCTCACCTTGACTGGGAACCTTTTGATAATGACAGTCATCAAGATGGACTCTCACCTGCATACACCCATGTACTTCTTCCTGGTGAACTTATCCttttttgatatcttttattcCTCCGTCATGGTACCAAAGTTGGTTCAACTACTCCTGGCCAAGAACAAAACCATCTCCTTCAATGGGTGCCTGGCACAGATTGGACTGACATTTTTCCTTGCTTCATCTGAATCTTTTATCCTCTCAGCCATGGCCTATGACCGCTACTCAGCCATCTGCAACCCTCTGATTTATGTGATGGTCATGAGCAAAAGATTCTGCATCTTTCTGGCCTGTGGGTCTTGTCTACTAGGAGTCATCAACTCCCTGCTCAACACCCTGCCTTTGTTGAGGCTGCACTTCTGTGGCCCCCGCATCATCCACCACTATAGCTGTGAGATGCCTGA
It encodes the following:
- the LOC122728937 gene encoding olfactory receptor 8S1, with the protein product MPDNQTTDTEFILLPFPSSLHIHYALVFLFLLIYFLTLTGNLLIMTVIKMDSHLHTPMYFFLVNLSFFDIFYSSVMVPKLVQLLLAKNKTISFNGCLAQIGLTFFLASSESFILSAMAYDRYSAICNPLIYVMVMSKRFCIFLACGSCLLGVINSLLNTLPLLRLHFCGPRIIHHYSCEMPEFLPLSCTDLFLNKMILFTTMVMVGFGCFFPIIFSYTRIISAILKINSASGRSKAFSTCSSHVIVVTLFFLTGLGRYLSPGTGSILEQVISLQYTTVTPLLNPIIYSLKNVEVKIAIKKMWEKKSILSGTY